In a single window of the Flavobacterium sp. W4I14 genome:
- a CDS encoding hypothetical protein (product_source=Hypo-rule applied; pfam=PF14066), which translates to MSKINNNKKELSVAQTEELLHILKARFEKNMNRHKGLEWAKVQAKLEANPEKLWVLDEMEVTGGEPDVVDYDKETGEYIFYDCSAESPKGRRSICYDLEGLESRKEHQPENNAVDMAAAMGVELLTEEQYHFLQQFGKFDTKTSSWIVTPPEIRKLGGALFGDRRYDHVFVYHNGAQSYYAARAFRGLLKV; encoded by the coding sequence ATGAGTAAAATAAATAACAATAAAAAAGAGTTATCGGTAGCGCAGACGGAAGAACTCCTTCATATATTAAAAGCCCGTTTCGAGAAGAATATGAATCGGCATAAAGGACTGGAATGGGCTAAGGTACAGGCGAAGTTGGAAGCAAATCCCGAAAAACTATGGGTGCTTGATGAAATGGAGGTAACTGGTGGCGAACCCGATGTTGTTGATTATGATAAAGAAACAGGCGAATATATTTTTTACGATTGTTCGGCAGAAAGTCCCAAAGGCCGTAGAAGTATTTGTTATGATTTGGAAGGGCTGGAATCGAGAAAAGAGCATCAACCGGAAAATAATGCTGTTGATATGGCTGCTGCGATGGGGGTAGAACTTTTAACAGAAGAACAATACCACTTTTTGCAGCAATTCGGAAAATTCGATACCAAAACGTCTAGTTGGATTGTTACTCCTCCCGAAATTAGAAAATTGGGCGGTGCCCTTTTCGGTGATCGCCGCTACGACCATGTATTTGTTTACCATAACGGTGCACAATCGTATTATGCTGCAAGAGCATTTCGTGGTTTGTTAAAAGTGTAA
- a CDS encoding uncharacterized protein YdeI (YjbR/CyaY-like superfamily) (product_source=COG4430; cog=COG4430; pfam=PF08818,PF13376; superfamily=159888), whose product MKTNPKVDFYFNKAKKWQEELLLLRAIALDCGLTEELKWGVPCYTLHNSNVVLIHDFKEYCAFLFFEGVLLNDAAGILIQQTKNVQVGRQARFTNALEIVELKAILKTYIYEAIEVEKAGLKVDLKKTTEYTVPVEFQHKLDHIPDLKAAFEALTPGRQRAYLLHFAAPKQAKTREARVEKFIPQILSGKGLND is encoded by the coding sequence ATGAAAACGAACCCAAAAGTTGATTTTTATTTTAACAAAGCGAAAAAGTGGCAGGAAGAACTGTTGCTGCTGCGGGCAATTGCCCTAGATTGTGGACTTACCGAAGAATTAAAATGGGGTGTGCCTTGCTATACCTTGCACAACAGCAACGTCGTTTTAATACATGATTTTAAAGAATACTGCGCATTTTTATTTTTTGAAGGCGTTTTATTAAATGATGCCGCTGGGATCTTGATCCAGCAAACGAAGAATGTACAAGTGGGCAGGCAGGCACGCTTTACCAATGCCCTCGAAATAGTGGAGCTTAAAGCTATTTTGAAGACTTATATTTATGAAGCCATTGAGGTAGAAAAAGCTGGTTTGAAAGTAGATTTGAAAAAGACTACGGAGTATACCGTTCCGGTTGAGTTTCAGCATAAATTAGATCACATTCCAGATTTAAAAGCGGCATTCGAAGCCTTAACGCCCGGCCGTCAAAGAGCTTATCTGCTTCATTTTGCGGCACCCAAGCAAGCTAAAACCCGTGAGGCAAGAGTAGAGAAATTTATACCGCAGATATTAAGTGGCAAAGGATTGAATGACTAA
- a CDS encoding putative membrane protein YphA (DoxX/SURF4 family) (product_source=COG2259; cog=COG2259; pfam=PF13564; superfamily=81452; transmembrane_helix_parts=Inside_1_6,TMhelix_7_29,Outside_30_41,TMhelix_42_64,Inside_65_72,TMhelix_73_92,Outside_93_96,TMhelix_97_116,Inside_117_127) has translation MTKRNKIIYWIATIWLSLGMLSTGVVQLIKMKEEVALFTQLGYPLYFLTILGIWKILGVVAVLIPKFTLLKEWAYAGFFFAMSGAVFSHIAIGDTSTSAYFGPILLLVLTVVSWYFRPADRKISSVN, from the coding sequence ATGACAAAGAGAAACAAAATTATCTATTGGATTGCCACCATTTGGCTGTCGCTAGGTATGTTATCAACAGGAGTAGTACAGTTGATAAAAATGAAAGAAGAAGTGGCGTTGTTTACGCAGTTGGGTTATCCACTTTATTTTCTGACTATATTAGGAATTTGGAAAATTTTAGGTGTGGTTGCTGTGTTAATTCCTAAATTTACTTTGTTGAAAGAATGGGCTTATGCAGGTTTTTTCTTTGCCATGTCTGGTGCTGTTTTCTCACATATTGCTATTGGCGATACCAGTACTTCGGCATATTTCGGGCCAATATTGCTACTTGTGTTAACTGTAGTGTCGTGGTATTTTAGGCCTGCGGATAGAAAAATTAGCTCAGTTAACTAA
- a CDS encoding uncharacterized protein YndB with AHSA1/START domain (product_source=COG3832; cath_funfam=3.30.530.20; cog=COG3832; pfam=PF08327; superfamily=55961), whose translation MEQKTKIDAENGKQEMIITREFDLPVALLFKAYVEPEIIAQWMGTKVLKLENKKYGSYQFETADAKGNLAFVATGVIHEFVPDEKITRTFEMENTPFGVQLEFLKFDKLTDDRSKLTMHVVYKSVALRDQILALPFAQGINMAHNRLQNIVNQLK comes from the coding sequence ATGGAGCAGAAAACAAAAATCGATGCCGAAAATGGCAAACAGGAAATGATCATTACCAGAGAATTTGATCTGCCTGTAGCATTGCTTTTTAAGGCTTATGTTGAACCTGAAATTATAGCACAATGGATGGGAACAAAAGTATTGAAACTTGAAAACAAAAAGTATGGCAGTTACCAGTTCGAAACGGCTGATGCTAAAGGGAACCTAGCGTTTGTAGCCACCGGAGTTATACACGAGTTTGTGCCTGATGAAAAAATAACGCGAACATTCGAAATGGAGAACACGCCTTTTGGCGTTCAGCTTGAGTTTTTAAAGTTTGATAAACTAACCGATGATCGTAGTAAACTTACTATGCATGTAGTTTATAAATCAGTAGCATTAAGGGATCAAATACTTGCCTTGCCTTTTGCTCAGGGTATTAATATGGCGCACAACCGTTTACAAAACATTGTAAATCAATTAAAATAA
- a CDS encoding DNA-binding transcriptional ArsR family regulator (product_source=COG0640; cath_funfam=1.10.10.10; cog=COG0640; pfam=PF12840; smart=SM00418; superfamily=46785) encodes MNLRRDVFQAIADPTRRAILLLVASQSMTAGAIATNFDTARPTVSKHLQILTECELLEQKQNGREIHYHTNAKKMKEIADFIEPFRKMWDDRFNKLENIMKNYKPSK; translated from the coding sequence ATGAATTTAAGAAGAGATGTATTTCAGGCCATTGCCGACCCTACAAGAAGGGCTATACTGCTGCTGGTTGCTTCGCAGTCTATGACGGCTGGTGCAATAGCCACCAATTTCGACACCGCAAGGCCAACTGTTTCAAAACACTTGCAGATCCTTACCGAGTGCGAGTTGTTGGAGCAAAAACAAAATGGCAGAGAAATTCATTACCACACTAACGCGAAAAAAATGAAAGAAATTGCCGATTTTATTGAGCCGTTCCGCAAAATGTGGGATGACAGATTTAATAAACTGGAAAATATTATGAAAAACTATAAACCAAGCAAATAG
- a CDS encoding PhzF family phenazine biosynthesis protein (product_source=TIGR00654; cath_funfam=3.10.310.10; cog=COG0384; pfam=PF02567; superfamily=54506; tigrfam=TIGR00654) translates to MKTYKIYQIDAFTKERFSGNPAGVVVNADGLTDTQMQQIAKELNNSETAFLFSPDDNNADGLIRYFTPTSEVPICGHATIAAMYAKAIEYSLDSCILKYKTKVGILPFEIIKKNGDYQIIMTQGKFELSPIFDTATTQQILSALGLHYNDIDERCPIQIASTGHSKVMIGIKSREKLNNLTPDYNSLIDLSKQINCNGYFVFTFDSDDDDVLTYGRMFAPAIGINEDPVTGNANGPLGGYLIQNKIVDFKDNLFEFNGKQGEKINRLGMISVSVGIENGQPSLIKIKGDATVVFKTEIKI, encoded by the coding sequence ATGAAAACGTATAAAATATACCAGATAGACGCTTTTACAAAGGAGAGATTTAGCGGAAATCCAGCTGGCGTAGTGGTGAATGCCGACGGGCTGACCGACACTCAAATGCAACAGATTGCCAAAGAATTAAACAATTCTGAAACCGCCTTTCTTTTTTCTCCCGACGATAATAATGCTGATGGCTTAATCAGGTATTTTACACCAACATCAGAAGTTCCCATTTGTGGCCACGCCACAATTGCTGCGATGTATGCAAAAGCCATTGAATACAGTTTAGACTCTTGTATTTTGAAATACAAAACTAAGGTTGGCATACTGCCTTTTGAGATCATTAAGAAAAACGGGGACTATCAGATAATAATGACCCAGGGTAAATTTGAACTCAGCCCAATATTCGATACCGCTACCACTCAACAAATATTATCAGCACTAGGACTTCATTATAACGATATTGATGAAAGATGCCCGATCCAGATTGCTTCTACAGGACATTCGAAAGTGATGATTGGGATAAAAAGCAGAGAAAAACTGAACAACCTTACCCCTGATTACAATAGTTTGATTGACCTAAGTAAACAGATTAATTGCAATGGCTATTTTGTATTTACATTTGACTCGGATGATGATGACGTATTAACATACGGAAGAATGTTTGCCCCTGCAATCGGAATAAATGAAGATCCGGTTACAGGTAATGCAAATGGACCTTTAGGCGGATACCTCATACAAAATAAAATTGTTGATTTTAAAGATAATCTTTTCGAATTTAATGGCAAACAAGGAGAAAAGATAAACAGGCTCGGAATGATAAGCGTTAGTGTCGGAATTGAAAATGGCCAACCCTCGCTAATTAAGATAAAAGGTGATGCTACGGTAGTATTTAAAACTGAAATTAAAATATAA
- a CDS encoding putative endonuclease (product_source=KO:K07461; cath_funfam=3.40.1440.10; cog=COG2827; ko=KO:K07461; pfam=PF01541; superfamily=82771), with amino-acid sequence MFYLYILYSSSSDKYYVGYTEDAEKRLYEHNNSERKTYTSKHHPWILKKSIALGKNRGFAMKVEKAVKKTKSRIIIEKILLEINDLSELAQLVRVQMCRD; translated from the coding sequence ATGTTTTACTTATATATTTTATATTCCAGTTCTTCTGATAAGTACTATGTTGGCTATACAGAAGATGCCGAGAAGCGACTATATGAGCATAACAATAGCGAAAGAAAGACCTATACTTCAAAACACCATCCATGGATTTTGAAGAAATCTATTGCTTTAGGAAAGAATCGCGGTTTCGCTATGAAGGTTGAGAAAGCGGTTAAAAAGACAAAGAGCCGAATAATAATTGAAAAAATTCTTTTAGAAATTAATGATTTGAGTGAATTAGCTCAGCTGGTTAGAGTCCAGATGTGTCGGGATTAA
- a CDS encoding putative endonuclease (product_source=KO:K07461; cath_funfam=3.40.1440.10; cog=COG2827; ko=KO:K07461; pfam=PF01541; superfamily=82771), which produces MVGLSCFNIFMFYLYILYSSSSDKYYVGYTEDAEKRLYEHNNSERTTYTSKHRPWILKKSIALGENRGFAMRIEKTVKKAKSRLLIEKIILEINDLNELAQLVRVPMHRD; this is translated from the coding sequence GTGGTAGGGCTTTCTTGTTTTAATATTTTTATGTTTTACTTATATATTTTATATTCCAGTTCTTCTGATAAGTACTATGTTGGCTATACAGAAGATGCCGAAAAACGACTATATGAGCATAACAATAGCGAAAGAACGACCTATACCTCAAAACACCGCCCATGGATTTTGAAGAAATCTATTGCTTTAGGCGAGAATCGTGGTTTCGCTATGAGGATTGAGAAAACGGTTAAAAAGGCAAAGAGCCGATTACTAATTGAAAAAATTATTTTGGAAATTAATGATTTAAATGAATTAGCTCAGCTGGTTAGAGTCCCGATGCATCGGGATTAA
- a CDS encoding sugar/nucleoside kinase (ribokinase family) (product_source=COG0524; cath_funfam=3.40.1190.20; cog=COG0524; pfam=PF00294; superfamily=53613) — protein sequence MSLIIIGTVAFDAIETPFGKTDKIVGGAATYASLAASYFYNEAKIVAVVGDDFHQSEIDIFTAHGIDTEGLQIKAGEKSFFWSGKYHNDMNSRDTLITELNVLENFDPIIPESYQDCEYLMLGNLTPQVQQTVIKRLKNRPKLIVMDTMNFWMDIMMDDLLETIKMVDVLTINDAEARQLSGEYSLVKAAKKILAMGPKYLIIKKGEHGALLFHEDQIFSAPALPLAEVFDPTGAGDTFAGGFIGYLAKVGTINFNNMKNAIIYGSALASFCVEKFGTERLLNLTDEEVAARIQEFVSLSAFTIEV from the coding sequence ATGAGCCTGATAATCATAGGTACTGTAGCTTTTGATGCTATTGAAACTCCTTTCGGAAAAACAGATAAAATTGTAGGTGGAGCAGCAACTTACGCAAGTTTAGCGGCTTCCTACTTTTATAATGAAGCAAAAATTGTAGCAGTAGTGGGTGATGATTTTCATCAATCAGAAATTGATATCTTCACCGCACACGGCATTGACACCGAAGGATTACAGATTAAAGCAGGTGAAAAATCATTTTTTTGGTCAGGAAAATACCATAACGACATGAATAGCCGTGATACTTTAATTACGGAATTGAATGTACTGGAAAATTTCGATCCGATTATCCCAGAGAGCTATCAAGACTGCGAATACCTGATGTTAGGAAACCTAACTCCACAGGTGCAGCAAACGGTAATTAAACGCCTTAAAAACCGCCCGAAATTAATCGTAATGGACACCATGAATTTCTGGATGGATATTATGATGGATGATTTATTGGAAACCATTAAAATGGTAGATGTATTAACCATTAATGATGCCGAAGCGCGTCAGTTATCGGGCGAATACTCATTGGTTAAAGCTGCTAAAAAAATCCTTGCGATGGGGCCAAAATATCTGATCATTAAAAAAGGTGAGCATGGTGCATTGTTATTCCATGAAGATCAGATTTTCTCCGCTCCGGCTTTGCCTTTGGCAGAAGTATTTGATCCAACCGGTGCCGGTGATACTTTCGCAGGAGGTTTTATCGGTTATTTGGCTAAAGTGGGTACAATTAACTTCAATAACATGAAAAACGCGATCATTTATGGCTCTGCACTGGCCTCTTTCTGTGTAGAGAAATTTGGAACGGAAAGGTTATTAAATTTAACCGATGAAGAAGTTGCAGCAAGGATTCAGGAATTTGTAAGCTTAAGTGCTTTTACTATAGAAGTTTAA